The genomic segment AGCTCGCATTGGTGACAGTGCGGGAGAATGGGGCGCTTCCCCGCTCACCAATGATCACAAACCGAAAGAGGAAAAGATCATGACCCTGAAGACGGTTACCGTCGATGGCATCCCGGTTGAAGTAACCGATCAGGGCGCCATCGTCATCAATACGCTACAGACCCGGCTTGCGGACGCTGTTGCCAAGATCACCACGACCGAGACGGCCCACCAGTCTGTCGTAGCTGCAAAGGATCAGGAAATCGGCACGCTGAAAGCCGATCTCAAGAAGGCTCAAGACGCTGCCATGAAGCCGGAAGACGTTGACCGCCTCGTGGCCGACCGTTCTGCTCTCGTGCAAACCGTCAAGGCAATCGACAGCGCAATCGAAATCAAAGGCTCTGACGCCGATCTTCGCCGCGCTGCGGTCAAGTCCAAGCTCGGTGACGAGATGGTCAAGGATGCATCCGACGACATGATTACCGGCATGTTCCGGGCAATCGCCAAGGATGCCAAGCCGGTCGATGCTTTTGCCGACGTCATCAAAGACGGGCTCAAGCCATCTCCAACACTCACCGCCGATGAAGACAAGGCTTGGGCCGCGTCCATCGCTGATCTCAACCGCAAGACGGAGGCCGCATAATATGGCTATGACCCCTCTACAGACCACGTACCCGGATCGTCAGGCCCGCTGGGTCGAAGGTATGATCCCAGATATGCGCACGCCCGGTCAGGACATCTCGCTGAACGTTGAGACGGCGGCTGGTATCGGCTTCGGCA from the Agrobacterium vaccinii genome contains:
- a CDS encoding DUF2213 domain-containing protein codes for the protein MQFTDAVTVSGTRRTADGYLIAEAKSVRTGIQLYSGDEVGKPDMKVVRVYRPADQVFADSSLQSFTHAPVTMNHPDEAVTADNWKELAVGEVSTAAKKDGEWVHLPLILKDAAAISSVESGKRELSAGYTCELVWGDGVTDDGQEFNATQTNIKINHLAIVDRARAGSQARIGDSAGEWGASPLTNDHKPKEEKIMTLKTVTVDGIPVEVTDQGAIVINTLQTRLADAVAKITTTETAHQSVVAAKDQEIGTLKADLKKAQDAAMKPEDVDRLVADRSALVQTVKAIDSAIEIKGSDADLRRAAVKSKLGDEMVKDASDDMITGMFRAIAKDAKPVDAFADVIKDGLKPSPTLTADEDKAWAASIADLNRKTEAA